From a region of the Syngnathus scovelli strain Florida chromosome 19, RoL_Ssco_1.2, whole genome shotgun sequence genome:
- the prrc2a gene encoding protein PRRC2A isoform X2, giving the protein MSERSGQTAKGKEGKTKYASLNLFDTYKGKSLEAQKPVVPPRHGLQSLGKVASARRMPPPANLPSLKAENKGNDPNVSLVPKDGTGWASKQEQADPKSTDASSAPQQEPQQPVASQTPAPIRPRTPPASEVPAVTTVAPASTQAAGARSWAQASVTHGVPGDGGKGSNLPSPFSREEFPTLQAAGDQDKVGREPGTADQWYGPGPSLRPQNVTSWRDGGGRGLAPTFSGEGAAEGGNGGALLMEEAAGVPPQNSQSHVPPRNPPAGSPALPLPQPPVGPNFPQFRGIIPPFMYPPYLPFPANYGPQGPYRFPPPGEGPRFSRSQIGPDSRPQLLSRDAGGEVVKRPSILKQDDLKELDELDHDGDEGWAGAHEEIDYSAKLKFSDDEGDDEGEEDTTESNNDSSEHQKSHEAPSATSCPRASDSSGDNRHSPASNTDEGPQTSSIKPGWAEGSQGAPSNYKDRSHNQSASLGPGKVGHTQHQPAAGGPTPPPQPGLLVHGVPGDDEDETWRQRRKQSSTEISAAVERARRRREEEERRMEEERRAACAEKLKRLDEKHQQQSGNAGGSSGSKTPSLDGNSTAATAGSPSPSLSASASSPNISQPPSPCVDSDGPPVLPAQSGTGLGVGERQRASSNSSYDSNADVQHCPQPAVTQPPPPTLEVPSAVDKEEAVCTAHVRAGSAGERGTEAVKTENIGGGAGRQAIVPPAQGYSKYQKSLPPRFQRQQQEQLLKQQQQWQQQHSQASQSQISPQPQAPQGPSPVSTPQPGPGPKQGGPLYQPGSLVRPLPMNFDPRWMMMPYMGMMQGRPAMDFYSTGMHPSGLIGRERSDSGGSGSEPFDRQQQHPGHPHRGTPPIDPKLAWGAEVFPGGGEGCGINPPLRQRQTSEEDDVTKGSRSDTHPHRIREGGLAPIKQSNTSSGPSNQTPPPVNAPSGSHPPHHYISGRGNYNNFTEQGARITSHQQQQQQRGGERGTHSHGFTHQDDVQARGSQPGQLWGPPHPHYDRNGRAELPNVEGNAHLHHHHNHHPQQPHYTVQPHKLENSHDRVAEGPPKKTNPSPPLHQPSLSSSCSSSSSSASNREDGNVKTTLHHPSHREGEAGGGHHLGERSNAGSGGHVKHEKTGSAYAPHASMASSPPPAQQGGHSQPQHHPHPRSNQRGGRDHKTETQWGPRPGSNNAGGASSHGRRANNAGSGNHSRGADDAAHAPSEHKPANQALPNKRAGPIKKPMMKEIKKEGEIEGGEKSSQDFVKDKEKDGGQATAVKQDAATSAPSGKEEPAVTIKPRNGGKERPPGGGGGGSGRGPKEADATSSGFSGSSSRRDRDRSFERRASNSHNHGVPNKAPPRGTRGRGGEFYGRGRGFRGTYTATAGPGGGNRGRMASRSGRDYRASVAVGHHRDSKGDGPGGRHGQERPRHNPARARNRSETRSEGSEYEEIPKRRRERGSETGSESGASDPGQSDKDDTHKANAKNGMEKTKTTTSGNVSSAPPRGTQARVFTPRGVPSRRGRGGGSGGGNIYRNSGNVGGPAGGHRGAPGSASHGGPSRQPNAARRQQAPSQTSGHKDLGRGGPPLEKKEKTADGHQAPSHGSNPPQTSLLAAAPTAQASADNGAVPTQQASTNPASITGGPNSVPPATNRGFPPSGFERPKRRRHMRSQHQQDKPPRFRRLKERENAARINGGVGVIGGGRPSSPSVNSVQDSNGTAVTTTLITNAQNANHSATLSANNNSGGHVGNANSHHHHQHFNQGGTGPAHPQHHHSHGAKSPDFTNQNSDQANEEWETASESSDFTEFRDKEGGGKPYSSHHHHQQHHHHMGKGGGGGGGGGGGGGGAVEREMAGKEPQANKRSFSSQRPTMERQNRRVNVGGGRGPRGIPGGGSGGTGNGGGNRGEKRGNWPSPKNRK; this is encoded by the exons ATGTCAGAGCGCTCTGGGCAAACTGCAAAGGGGAAGGAAGGCAAAACCAAGTATGCGTCTCTCAACCTGTTTGATACATACAAAGGAAAGAGCCTTGAAGCACAAAAGCCTGTTG TTCCCCCCCGCCATGGCTTGCAGTCTCTCGGTAAAGTTGCGTCTGCCCGGCGTATGCCACCCCCTGCCAATTTGCCAAGTCTGAAGGCAGAAAATAAAGGCAACGATCCCAACGTCTCACTCGTTCCCAAAGACGGCACAGGATGGGCAAGCAAACAGGAACAAGCGGACCCAAAGAG TACCGATGCATCGTCAGCACCGCAGCAGGAACCGCAGCAGCCTGTGGCTTCACAGAcacctgcaccgatccgcccgaGAACCCCACCGGCTTCCGAGGTGCCAGCAGTCACA ACTGTGGCCCCAGCTTCAACCCAGGCCGCAGGGGCAAGGTCCTGGGCACAGGCCAGTGTTACACATGGAGTACCAGGGGATG GTGGAAAGGGATCAAACCTACCGTCGCCATTCTCTCGCGAGGAATTTCCCACCCTGCAGGCGGCTGGCGACCAGGACAAAGTTGGCAGAGAACCGGGCACTGCAGATCAGTGGTATGGGCCCGGACCAAGCCTCCGCCCCCAGA ACGTTACAAGCTGGCGGGACGGTGGGGGCCGAGGCCTGGCACCCACCTTCTCCGGGGAGGGGGCGGCAGAGGGTGGCAACGGTGGGGCTCTGCTGATGGAAGAGGCAGCCGGGGTCCCGCCTCAAAACTCGCAGTCCCACGTGCCACCAAGGAACCCTCCCGCGGGCAGCCCCGCCTTACCCTTGCCTCAGCCTCCTGTGGGGCCTAACTTTCCCCAATTCCGAGGGATCATACCGCCATTC ATGTATCCTCCATATTTACCCTTCCCGGCAAATTATGGTCCTCAAGGACCTTACAGGTTTCCGCCACCTGGTGAAGGTCCA AGGTTCTCTCGCTCACAGATTGGTCCTGACAGCAGGCCTCAGCTTCTCTCACGAGATGCAGGTGGAGAGGTGGTCAAGCGACCCTCCATCCTAAAGCAGGATGACCTCAAGGAGCTCGATGAGCTGGACCATGATGGAGATGAAGGCTGGGCAG GGGCACACGAGGAGATTGATTACTCGGCAAAGTTGAAGTTCAGTGATGACGAAGGGGATGATGAAGGAGAAGAGGACACAACAGAGAGCAACAATGACTCAAG TGAGCATCAGAAATCTCACGAGGCCCCATCTGCAACCTCATGCCCTCGAGCCTCAGACAGCAGTGGAGATAACCGCCACAGCCCTGCCTCCAACACCGATGAAGGCCCACAGACTTCCTCCATCAAGCCAGGATGGGCTGAGGGTAGCCAAGGAGCACCATCCAATTACAAG GATCGGTCTCACAACCAGAGTGCATCATTGGGCCCGGGAAAAGTAGGCCACACCCAGCATCAGCCAGCAGCAGGAGGTCCTACCCCTCCTCCCCAGCCTGGATTGCTGGTCCACGGGGTCCCGGGGGACGACGAGGATGAGACATGGCGTCAGCGCAGGAAGCAATCTTCCACCGAGATCTCCGCCGCCGTGGAGCGAGCCCGTCGACGCCGCGAGGAAGAAGAACGTCGAATGGAGGAGGAGAGGCGTGCAGCCTGTGCGGAAAAGTTGAAACGGCTGGATGAGAAGCACCAGCAGCAAAGCGGCAACGCCGGCGGAAGCAGTGGTAGCAAAACACCCAGCCTTGATGGCAATTCTACGGCGGCCACAGCGGGCAGCCCTAGTCCATCCTTGTCGGCCTCTGCGTCTTCGCCCAACATTAGCCAGCCGCCTTCGCCATGCGTTGACTCCGACGGGCCTCCTGTGCTGCCTGCGCAGTCGGGCACGGGTCTTGGTGTCGGTGAAAGACAACGGgcgagcagcaacagcagctatGACTCTAACGCAG ATGTGCAGCATTGTCCTCAGCCAGCTGTGACACAGCCACCGCCGCCTACGTTGGAAGTACCTTCAGCGGTCGACAAAGAGGAGGCTGTCTGCACCGCTCACGTACGAGCAGGAAGTGCAGGTGAAAGAGGAACGGAAGCGGTGAAGACGGAGAATATCGGAGGGGGAGCAGGCCGTCAAGCAATCGTTCCTCCGGCCCAGGGTTACTCCAAGTACCAAAAGTCCCTCCCACCTCGTTTTCAGAGGCAGCAACAG GAGCAGCTattgaagcagcagcagcagtggcaACAGCAGCATAGCCAGGCATCCCAAAGCCAGATCTCCCCTCAACCTCAAGCACCGCAGGGTCCTTCACCCGTTTCAACGCCCCAGCCAGGACCTGGACCTAAGCAGGGCGGACCCCTGTATCAACCCGGCAGCTTAGTTCGGCCACTTCCAATGAATTTTGACCCACGCTGGATGATGATGCCTTACATGGGCATGATGCAGGGCCGCCCAGCTATGGACTTCTATTCCACTGGCATGCACCCATCAG ggCTTATTGGACGTGAGCGGTCAGATTCGGGAGGATCTGGTTCAGAGCCCTTTGATCGCCAACAGCAGCATCCAGGGCACCCTCATCGTGGTACTCCTCCTATTGATCCTAAATTGGCCTGGGGGGCTGAGGTATTTCCTGGTGGAGGGGAAGGTTGTGGCATAAATCCTCCTCTGAGGCAGAGGCAGACATCAGAAGAGGACGATGTGACTAAAGGGTCCAG GAGCGACACTCATCCGCATCGCATACGAGAGGGTGGATTGGCACCCATCAAGCAGTCCAACACGAGCTCCGGGCCATCAAACCAGACGCCGCCTCCTGTCAATGCGCCGAGCGGCAGCCACCCCCCACATCATTACATTAGCGGGAGAGGCAACTACAACAATTTTACTGAGCAAGGAGCAAGGATCACCTCGCAtcaacagcagcaacaacaacgagGCGGTGAAAGGggaacccactcccatggcttcACCCATCAGGATGATGTCCAAGCTCGGGGATCTCAGCCAGGCCAGCTTTGGGGGCCCCCGCACCCTCATTACGATCGTAACGGCCGTGCAGAGCTCCCTAATGTAGAAGGCAACGCCCACCTCCACCACCATCACAATCACCACCCTCAGCAGCCTCACTACACTGTCCAACCACATAAGCTGGAGAACAGCCATGACAGGGTAGCTGAGGGCCCTCCGAAGAAAACCAACCCTTCTCCCCCACTCCACCAACCCTCCCTGTCATCTTCTTgctcatcatcttcctcttctGCTTCTAACCGGGAAGATGGCAATGTAAAGACCACTTTGCATCATCCTTCTCACAGAGAAGGTGAAGCTGGTGGTGGGCATCATCTCGGTGAAAGAAGTAATGCCGGCAGTGGCGGTCATGTAAAACATGAGAAAACAGGCTCTGCATATGCGCCACATGCTTCCATGGCCTCAAGCCCGCCTCCTGCTCAACAGGGCGGTCACTCTCAGCCCCAGCACCATCCCCATCCAAGGTCAAACCAAAGAGGGGGACGGGATCATAAAACCGAGACCCAGTGGGGCCCTCGACCCGGCAGCAACAATGCAGGTGGGGCTTCCTCTCATGGAAGGAGAGCCAACAATGCAGGAAGCGGGAACCATTCCCGTGGCGCCGACGACGCCGCCCATGCTCCGTCGGAGCACAAGCCCGCCAACCAGGCCTTACCAAACAAAAGGGCGGGTCCGATCAAGAAGCCAATGATGAAAGAGATAAAGAAAGAGGGAGAAATTGAGGGAGGAGAGAAATCAAGCCAAGATTTTGTTAAGGATAAAGAGAAGGATGGTGGCCAAGCCACCGCAGTAAAGCAAGATGCCGCCACGTCAGCTCCATCAGGCAAAGAAGAGCCTGCTGTGACAATAAAACCCAGAAATGGCGGCAAAGAACGGCCGCccggaggaggaggcggtgggTCAGGGAGAGGACCTAAAGAGGCAGACGCCACCTCTTCGGGATTTTCAGGCTCCTCGTCACGTAGGGACAGAGACCGTTCTTTTGAGAGAAGAGCCAGCAATTCCCATAATCACGGCGTCCCCAACAAAGCCCCCCCCAGAGGCACTCGTGGGCGAGGTGGCGAGTTTTACGGCCGTGGTCGAGGTTTCAGGGGTACCTACACAGCCACCGCCGGGCCCGGTGGTGGCAACCGCGGCAGAATGGCCAGCAGGAGCGGCAGAGACTATCGCGCATCTGTTGCGGTTGGCCACCATCGCGATTCAAAGGGCGACGGCCCCGGCGGTCGGCACGGTCAGGAGCGGCCTCGGCACAACCCGGCCAGGGCCAGGAATCGAAGCGAAACGCGCAGCGAGGGCTCAGAGTATGAAGAAATCCccaagaggaggagggagagagGCTCAGAGACGGGCAGCGAGAGTGGGGCAAGTGACCCCGGCCAGTCGGACAAGGATGACACCCACAAAGCCAACGCCAAGAATGGCATGGAGAAGACCAAGACCACTACTAGCGGCAACGTTTCCTCTGCACCACCGAGAGGGACACAGGCCCGGGTTTTCACCCCTAGGGGTGTGCCGTCAAGGAGGGGCAGGGGCGGTGGTAGTGGAGGGGGAAACATCTACAGGAATAGTGGCAATGTTGGAGGACCGGCTGGAGGACACAGGGGTGCCCCTGGTTCTGCTTCTCACGGGGGACCCTCAAGGCAGCCAAACGCAGCACGAAGGCAACAAGCCCCGTCACAAACCTCAGGGCACAAGGACTTGGGTAGAGGAGGGCCTCCTTtggagaagaaggagaagacggcCGATGGACATCAAGCTCCAAGTCACGGATCCAATCCACCCCAGACCTCGTTGCTGGCTGCGGCTCCTACCGCTCAAGCGTCCGCTGACAACGGAGCTGTTCCGACCCAGCAAGCTTCAACCAACCCTGCGTCGATCACTGGCGGGCCCAATTCAGTGCCTCCTGCCACTAACCGCGGGTTCCCACCCAGCGGCTTCGAGCGACCCAAGCGGCGGCGTCACATGCGTTCCCAGCATCAGCAGGACAAGCCGCCTCGCTTCCGGAGGCTGAAGGAGCGAGAGAATGCCGCGCGGATCAACGGCGGAGTGGGGGTGATTGGAGGAGGACGGCCCTCCTCCCCTTCCGTTAACTCGGTTCAGGACAGTAATGGAACCGCCGTCACGACGACGCTGATCACTAACGCCCAGAACGCCAACCACAGCGCTACGCTTTCAGCTAACAATAACAGCGGCGGCCACGTCGGCAACGCAAAcagccaccaccaccatcagcaCTTCAACCAGGGCGGCACAGGACCCGCCCACCCCCAGCACCACCACAGCCACGGAGCCAAGTCCCCCGACTTCACCAACCAGAACTCAGACCAGGCCAACGAGGAGTGGGAGACGGCCTCCGAGAGCAGCGACTTCACCGAGTTCCGTGACAAAGAGGGAGGAGGCAAACCGTATTCttcccatcatcatcatcagcagcatcACCACCACATGGGGAAGGGAGGCggaggtggtggcggcggcggcggcggaggaggaggcgcTGTCGAGCGAGAGATGGCAGGGAAGGAGCCTCAAGCTAATAAAAGAAGCTTTTCCAGCCAGCGTCCTACCATGGAACGGCAAAACCGGAGGGTCAACGTCGGCGGAGGCAGAGGCCCTCGGGGCATACCCGGCGGCGGCTCGGGCGGGACAGGAAACGGAGGCGGCAACCGCGGAGAAAAGCGGGGCAACTGGCCCTCCCCGAAAAATAGGAAGTGA